The following are encoded in a window of Haliotis asinina isolate JCU_RB_2024 chromosome 14, JCU_Hal_asi_v2, whole genome shotgun sequence genomic DNA:
- the LOC137261495 gene encoding iduronate 2-sulfatase-like, whose protein sequence is MGLTALVLFLVCLGTASGNKNVLFLVVDDLRPQLGCYEGPHFPSPTHPKMHTPNLDALAKRSLLLTRGYCQYALCGPSRASVLTGRRPDSTHVYDLHHYWREVGGNFTTIPQCFKEHGYNTIGMGKIFHPGASSGDKDPISWSDGKPNIEFARYGKPYHDNNLVDAIPESKIHQNPLGETMLANHAIDTLKKVSNKAKSGQQNFFVAVGFHKPHTPWHFPAKYLSYYPTHSVKPPSNMYPPKNMPLVAWHQFDNLGNHDDVKALHLHSVGKVGFSFPNDTVVKLRQAYYSCASWIDDEIGRILKTLEDEGLADDTIVSFWGDHGWALGENGEWEKQTNFEIGTHVPFMVRVPGLTDHGIKTDKLTELVDLFPTLVEAAGLPKLNRCPANGHSVRVCAEGDSMVPLMKNPNDGNWKQAAFSQYSHHVDGHGSFMGYTVRTDRYRYTEWPQYDFNRHQPDWDKEQGAELYDHQTDPWETENKANDPAYHGVRQKLRGELRAGWRNIGNHGETLIG, encoded by the coding sequence ATGGGACTAACTGCCCTGGTGTTATTTCTCGTCTGCCTCGGCACGGCTAGCGGGAACAAAAATGTGCTGTTCCTCGTAGTGGATGATCTACGGCCTCAGCTAGGATGCTACGAGGGACCTCACTTCCCATCCCCGACCCACCCTAAGATGCACACACCCAATCTGGATGCGCTTGCAAAGAGGAGTCTTCTGTTAACGCGAGGCTACTGTCAGTACGCTTTGTGTGGGCCCAGCAGAGCATCGGTGCTGACTGGGAGACGACCCGATTCAACTCACGTTTATGATCTTCACCACTACTGGAGAGAAGTGGGAGGGAACTTTACAACTATCCCCCAATGTTTCAaggaacatgggtacaatactaTAGGAATGGGGAAGATTTTCCATCCTGGCGCTTCATCTGGAGACAAAGATCCGATCTCCTGGTCTGATGGGAAGCCGAATATTGAGTTTGCAAGATACGGTAAACCATATCATGATAACAATCTTGTAGACGCAATTCCTGAGTCGAAGATACACCAGAATCCTTTGGGTGAAACTATGCTAGCCAATCATGCAATTGACACGCTTAAGAAGGTTTCTAACAAGGCAAAATCTGGACAACAGAATTTCTTTGTAGCTGTTGGTTTTCACAAGCCTCATACCCCTTGGCATTTTCCTGCGAAATATCTAAGCTACTATCCAACGCATTCTGTAAAGCCACCGTCAAATATGTACCCTCCAAAGAATATGCCTCTCGTTGCCTGGCATCAGTTTGACAATTTGGGTAATCATGATGACGTGAAGGCATTGCATCTGCATAGTGTAGGCAAGGTTGGATTCAGTTTCCCGAATGACACGGTTGTAAAGCTTCGTCAGGCCTACTATTCCTGTGCCAGTTGGATTGATGACGAGATTGGGCGCATCCTGAAAACCCTGGAAGACGAGGGACTAGCTGATGATACCATTGTCTCCTTCTGGGGGGATCACGGCTGGGCACTAGGGGAAAATGGAGAATGGGAGAAACAAACCAATTTCGAGATCGGAACACATGTCCCTTTCATGGTTCGAGTTCCTGGTCTCACAGACCATGGCATCAAGACAGACAAACTTACTGAACTGGTGGATCTTTTCCCAACCCTAGTAGAAGCTGCAGGATTACCAAAGTTGAATAGATGCCCTGCAAATGGACACAGTGTTAGGGTTTGTGCTGAAGGTGACAGTATGGTGCCGCTGATGAAAAATCCTAACGACGGCAATTGGAAGCAAGCTGCCTTCTCTCAATATTCCCATCACGTAGACGGCCATGGGTCATTCATGGGCTACACAGTTAGGACAGATAGATACCGTTACACTGAATGGCCACAGTATGACTTCAACCGCCACCAGCCAGACTGGGACAAAGAACAAGGTGCTGAATTGTATGACCATCAAACTGATCCCTGGGAAACCGAAAACAAAGCCAACGACCCTGCATATCATGGCGTGCGTCAAAAACTAAGGGGAGAACTGCGGGCaggatggaggaacatcggtaACCATGGAGAAACCTTGATTGGCTGA